In bacterium, a single genomic region encodes these proteins:
- a CDS encoding right-handed parallel beta-helix repeat-containing protein, with amino-acid sequence MRRLRPSSLACNAASSQRALGVPPLCASALLVLAALVASAPQLAARQSSVNPVGVTLHVANRQTGASDTNPGTERLPLRTVGRAAALAAAYNANGVATTVVIHPGIYREAVAFRAETAAPVTFQAAENGTVILSGSDVWTGWQPWRGGVYRHAWPYRWGVVAVPANWPAIAEIARRREMIFVNGRLLTQVLSPGAVTEATFYVDERAGWVYIWPAAGTDMAKSMVEVAIRPNIFKASHTNITIRGLTFQHAATFLDDNAVDVSGGGSALIEDTQYLWNNWGGLDIQDSTNAVVRRGVANYNGGRGMSDWENKNILFEDNETSFNNWRGAWGGFVDWAMGGIKNMRVHGGIWRRHKSFANRSYGLWFDWDNRDVVVEDSVLCDNELSGLFLEASEGPIAVVRSTFCNNAHAGVSGNGTERVTLQDNVFYHNGVSQIELGGSQVRRGVDDWETKQARDLRDQHWALCGNVVVGRTADAQEPGWALTVPDWPWFLSTLKSSGNTWWNAKRSAIFRFAGWRELDLTAWQRLTRQDADSILADPKLPGSDRGSLALAAGSLRRAC; translated from the coding sequence GTGAGGCGACTGCGCCCGAGCTCCTTGGCGTGCAACGCGGCCTCCTCTCAGCGGGCGCTTGGCGTCCCGCCGCTCTGTGCCAGCGCGCTCCTCGTGCTCGCGGCCCTGGTGGCGTCCGCTCCGCAGCTCGCGGCACGGCAGTCTTCCGTGAATCCGGTCGGGGTGACGCTCCACGTCGCCAATCGGCAGACCGGGGCTTCGGACACCAATCCCGGCACCGAGCGCTTGCCTCTGAGGACGGTCGGCAGGGCGGCCGCGCTCGCCGCGGCCTACAACGCCAACGGCGTGGCGACGACCGTGGTGATCCATCCGGGGATCTACCGCGAAGCCGTGGCGTTCCGCGCGGAGACTGCGGCGCCGGTCACCTTCCAGGCGGCGGAGAACGGCACGGTGATCCTTTCGGGCTCGGACGTTTGGACCGGCTGGCAGCCCTGGCGGGGGGGAGTGTATCGACACGCTTGGCCGTATCGGTGGGGCGTGGTGGCCGTCCCCGCGAACTGGCCGGCGATCGCAGAAATTGCCCGCCGACGCGAGATGATCTTCGTCAACGGGCGACTGCTGACCCAAGTCCTTTCGCCGGGCGCGGTGACCGAGGCCACGTTCTACGTCGATGAGCGGGCGGGATGGGTCTACATATGGCCCGCGGCGGGGACCGATATGGCGAAATCGATGGTGGAGGTGGCCATCCGGCCCAATATTTTCAAGGCCTCCCACACAAACATCACCATTCGGGGGTTGACGTTTCAGCACGCGGCGACGTTCCTCGATGATAACGCGGTTGACGTTTCCGGCGGGGGGAGTGCCCTCATCGAGGATACCCAGTACCTCTGGAACAACTGGGGCGGGCTCGATATCCAAGATTCGACGAACGCGGTCGTCCGGCGAGGCGTCGCGAACTACAACGGCGGGCGGGGGATGTCCGATTGGGAGAATAAGAACATCCTCTTCGAAGATAACGAGACGTCCTTTAACAACTGGCGGGGGGCGTGGGGCGGGTTCGTCGACTGGGCGATGGGCGGCATCAAGAATATGCGCGTGCACGGTGGCATCTGGCGTCGGCACAAGTCTTTTGCCAATCGATCCTACGGGTTGTGGTTCGACTGGGACAACCGGGATGTCGTGGTCGAGGATAGCGTCCTCTGTGACAACGAACTGTCGGGGTTGTTCCTCGAGGCGAGCGAAGGGCCGATCGCCGTCGTCCGATCAACGTTCTGCAACAACGCGCACGCCGGTGTGTCCGGGAACGGGACGGAGCGAGTCACCCTCCAGGATAACGTCTTCTACCACAATGGAGTCTCGCAGATCGAGTTGGGGGGCAGTCAGGTGCGTCGCGGGGTGGACGATTGGGAGACAAAACAAGCCCGAGATCTTCGCGACCAGCACTGGGCCCTCTGCGGGAACGTTGTCGTCGGCCGGACTGCCGACGCCCAGGAGCCGGGCTGGGCCCTGACGGTCCCGGACTGGCCGTGGTTTCTCTCGACGTTGAAATCCTCCGGGAACACCTGGTGGAATGCGAAGCGCTCCGCCATCTTCCGCTTCGCCGGGTGGCGGGAGCTGGACCTCACCGCATGGCAGCGCCTTACCCGACAGGACGCGGACTCGATCCTTGCCGACCCGAAGCTCCCGGGCTCGGATCGGGGGAGCCTCGCGCTGGCGGCGGGGAGCCTGCGGAGAGCGTGCTGA
- a CDS encoding O-antigen ligase family protein gives MISTLGVRGPRRPAAPVALSGVGLFVACGGIVLALAWLAPQFLMPTLAVIGGASVLWLVWAGVPMLSALLPRLRWWHVLWTALFLSDFTFRIRSAEASVENPLDPWAVYRVALVGIVAVTLLLRLSMKATNPLAVLSKGAVGWLMVYGLVNLASVAWSVYPAWTAYKSLEFLTDLALLAAIVATLRSLRGYKTIFDWTWALYGGLLLVVWAGVFVWPSVALEPTRGLLGISISGVVPLIPPNTVGRMGAVLGIVAMIRLARPTAHRGFYAVAFLLSLASLIFAQSRGPLAGFLLALVVILIAMRRWRVSMAIAAAALIVLLTPGLRDAAQQFVLRGQDAELFQSLSGRTTWWNYAWDRFQEHPLVGFGGFAGPRFTVLANIGESETSTLHNTWLEVLLSTGALGLALLLAALVSVCTALWRFRALALHEAETGGLWLEAVGVLIVLLVTSTFSTELIWHPALFFLAIVGYAQQLRG, from the coding sequence GTGATCTCGACATTGGGTGTCCGGGGGCCGAGGCGGCCGGCCGCACCCGTTGCGTTGAGCGGGGTAGGTCTGTTCGTCGCCTGTGGTGGGATTGTCCTGGCGCTCGCCTGGCTGGCTCCCCAGTTCCTGATGCCGACGTTGGCCGTGATCGGGGGCGCGAGCGTGCTCTGGCTAGTCTGGGCCGGGGTGCCGATGCTGAGCGCGCTCCTTCCTCGGCTGCGGTGGTGGCACGTGCTTTGGACCGCCCTCTTTTTGAGTGACTTCACGTTCCGCATTCGCAGCGCGGAGGCGTCGGTCGAGAATCCCCTCGATCCTTGGGCGGTCTACAGGGTGGCGCTGGTGGGGATCGTCGCCGTGACGCTCCTGCTCCGCCTGTCCATGAAGGCGACCAATCCGCTCGCCGTCCTGTCCAAGGGAGCCGTAGGGTGGCTGATGGTCTATGGGCTCGTCAACCTGGCGTCCGTCGCGTGGTCGGTCTACCCGGCGTGGACCGCGTACAAGTCCCTGGAGTTCTTGACCGATCTCGCACTGCTGGCGGCGATTGTGGCCACCCTACGGAGCCTGCGCGGGTACAAGACGATCTTCGACTGGACGTGGGCCCTGTACGGGGGCCTCCTGCTCGTGGTGTGGGCAGGCGTGTTCGTGTGGCCGAGTGTGGCATTGGAACCCACGCGCGGCCTGCTGGGAATATCGATCTCCGGGGTGGTGCCGCTGATCCCCCCCAACACCGTCGGGCGGATGGGGGCGGTTTTGGGGATCGTCGCCATGATACGCCTCGCGCGCCCGACGGCGCACCGGGGATTCTACGCGGTGGCCTTCCTGCTGAGTCTCGCCAGCCTGATCTTTGCACAGAGCCGGGGACCGCTTGCCGGGTTCCTGCTCGCATTGGTCGTCATCCTCATCGCCATGCGCCGGTGGCGCGTCTCCATGGCCATCGCGGCGGCCGCGCTGATCGTGCTCTTGACCCCGGGGCTACGCGACGCGGCACAGCAATTCGTCCTCCGGGGGCAGGACGCCGAATTGTTCCAATCGCTCTCGGGGCGGACGACGTGGTGGAATTACGCCTGGGACCGCTTCCAGGAGCATCCGTTGGTGGGGTTCGGCGGGTTCGCCGGGCCCCGGTTTACCGTGCTGGCGAACATCGGCGAATCGGAGACCTCCACGCTCCACAACACGTGGCTGGAGGTCCTCCTCAGTACCGGCGCGCTGGGGCTCGCGCTTCTTCTGGCTGCGTTGGTGAGCGTGTGTACGGCTTTGTGGCGCTTCCGAGCCCTCGCGCTCCACGAGGCAGAAACGGGTGGGCTCTGGCTCGAGGCCGTCGGGGTCCTGATCGTGCTGCTGGTGACCTCAACGTTCAGCACCGAACTCATCTGGCACCCGGCGCTGTTCTTTCTGGCCATCGTCGGCTACGCGCAGCAACTGCGCGGGTGA
- a CDS encoding polysaccharide deacetylase family protein: MRKWLRRLFVELGRRVVVPRVSSRVVVLCYHSIHPTGSFRSATPALFSQHLSWLKQHCTIVHLQAAVRAASLSPAGQPVVAITFDDGFADNYEYAFPLLREHGVPATFFLTVGLLERNPVVLERLRTLWGAHASELRPLEWPAVREMQRAGMEVGAHTYSHPNLARLDRRTAELEVRRPKDIMEHRLGVPVRLMAYPFGKPHCDFTRETVDVVSGAGYEYAAAVTWRGIRASDSPFRIPRFTCSGDSVCTLRDQVSGAWDLLGAWQEWAPRGVRWSAKGPPAWWADVVHELGAGGAIGRDVPHGSNLEASRLDGEREGRGQAPEGPAVGLRL; this comes from the coding sequence ATGCGAAAGTGGCTTAGGCGGCTGTTCGTCGAGCTGGGCCGGCGGGTAGTGGTCCCCCGAGTATCCTCCAGGGTGGTGGTCCTCTGCTACCATTCCATCCACCCCACCGGATCGTTTCGCTCAGCGACGCCGGCTCTGTTTTCGCAGCACCTGAGTTGGCTGAAACAGCACTGTACGATTGTGCATCTTCAAGCCGCCGTTCGGGCCGCGTCGCTATCCCCTGCGGGGCAGCCGGTCGTCGCCATTACCTTTGACGATGGCTTCGCCGACAACTACGAATACGCGTTCCCCCTGCTCCGGGAGCACGGGGTCCCCGCGACGTTCTTCCTCACGGTTGGGCTGCTGGAGAGGAATCCGGTCGTCCTGGAAAGACTCCGCACGTTGTGGGGTGCGCACGCGAGCGAACTCCGCCCGCTTGAGTGGCCGGCGGTGCGGGAAATGCAGCGGGCGGGGATGGAGGTGGGAGCGCACACCTACAGCCATCCCAACCTGGCGCGTCTGGATCGACGCACGGCGGAACTGGAGGTGCGGCGACCCAAGGACATCATGGAACACCGGCTGGGCGTGCCCGTCCGTCTTATGGCGTATCCCTTCGGCAAACCCCACTGCGATTTCACAAGGGAAACGGTCGATGTGGTGTCGGGCGCCGGGTATGAATATGCGGCCGCGGTGACGTGGCGGGGGATTCGGGCGTCGGACTCGCCCTTCAGGATCCCCCGGTTCACCTGCAGCGGGGACAGCGTCTGCACCCTTCGAGATCAGGTGTCCGGGGCATGGGATCTCCTGGGCGCCTGGCAGGAGTGGGCGCCGCGGGGGGTGCGCTGGTCGGCCAAAGGCCCGCCGGCGTGGTGGGCGGATGTCGTCCACGAACTTGGCGCAGGCGGTGCGATCGGCCGTGACGTGCCGCACGGGTCCAATTTGGAGGCGAGCCGTCTGGACGGGGAGAGAGAGGGTAGGGGGCAAGCGCCCGAGGGTCCTGCCGTCGGCCTACGTCTGTGA
- a CDS encoding sugar transferase encodes MCRRFGPNYMTLLYLLDLGCGALALSIAVRLRLLPFSPPIGWWDAKAPVLVRVLVVSLFGIILPMTNLYDARRIYRVVDEARRVVVGVTTSSLVLAGALYLTYRELPRLIFLYFVAVALLLLLGHRLILRVLYRTARWAPQMPVALIVGAGPLGIQTMRSLAEAGATFAGFVDDDPAKEGTLVEGLEVGGIHAIPEIVARRGVTDVILALPRHEQSRLAHLLVSLWKLPLRLYMIPDFFDLGFARTRVEYLGGLTMIGLREPVIDGFQRVAKRLLDVALGSLIFLCALPVMGVVAVLIRLDSPGPILFKQQRVGENGRLFTMYKFRTMVVDAEKSQDAVMVYSESGKMIHKRIDDPRVTRVGRLFRRLSFDELPQLINVLRGEMSLVGPRPEMPWVVAQYDPWQYQRLAVPQGMTSWYVVNGRSEVPMHLNTEQDLRHLRYYSIFGDLKILWKSMGAVLKGRGAF; translated from the coding sequence ATGTGTAGGCGATTCGGGCCGAACTACATGACCTTGTTGTACCTGCTGGATCTGGGGTGCGGGGCGCTGGCCCTCTCGATTGCCGTGCGCCTGCGTCTGCTCCCATTTTCGCCGCCGATCGGGTGGTGGGACGCGAAGGCGCCCGTCCTCGTTCGCGTGCTGGTTGTCTCCCTGTTCGGCATCATCCTCCCCATGACCAACCTGTACGATGCGCGGCGGATTTACCGGGTCGTCGACGAGGCCCGGCGAGTGGTTGTGGGGGTGACCACCTCGAGCTTGGTGCTGGCGGGGGCGCTCTACCTGACGTATCGCGAGCTCCCCCGCTTGATCTTCTTGTATTTCGTCGCGGTGGCATTGTTGCTGCTGCTGGGACACCGACTGATCCTCCGGGTTCTCTACCGGACAGCGCGCTGGGCCCCCCAGATGCCGGTGGCTCTGATCGTCGGGGCAGGCCCACTGGGGATCCAGACCATGAGGAGTCTGGCTGAGGCCGGGGCCACCTTTGCCGGGTTCGTGGATGACGATCCCGCCAAGGAAGGGACGCTGGTCGAGGGCCTCGAGGTCGGGGGGATACACGCCATCCCCGAGATCGTGGCCCGGCGCGGCGTGACCGATGTCATCTTGGCGCTCCCACGGCACGAACAGTCCCGTCTGGCGCACCTGCTGGTTTCGCTCTGGAAACTGCCGCTGCGCTTGTACATGATTCCCGATTTCTTTGACCTGGGCTTCGCCCGGACTCGGGTCGAGTATCTGGGCGGATTGACCATGATCGGACTGCGCGAACCGGTGATCGACGGGTTTCAACGCGTGGCCAAGCGGTTGCTTGACGTGGCGCTGGGCTCGCTGATCTTTCTCTGTGCCCTGCCGGTGATGGGGGTTGTTGCGGTCCTCATTCGCTTGGATTCCCCCGGGCCGATCCTGTTCAAACAGCAGCGCGTCGGCGAGAACGGCCGTCTGTTCACCATGTATAAGTTTCGGACGATGGTCGTGGATGCCGAGAAGTCTCAAGACGCGGTGATGGTGTACAGCGAATCGGGCAAGATGATCCACAAGCGGATCGACGATCCGCGGGTGACGCGGGTCGGTCGTCTATTCAGGCGCCTGAGTTTTGATGAGCTCCCGCAACTCATCAACGTCCTGCGTGGGGAGATGAGCTTGGTCGGACCTCGGCCCGAGATGCCGTGGGTCGTCGCCCAGTACGACCCGTGGCAGTATCAGCGGCTGGCGGTTCCTCAGGGGATGACCTCGTGGTACGTGGTGAATGGCCGGAGCGAGGTGCCGATGCACCTGAACACCGAGCAGGATTTGCGTCACCTCCGCTATTATTCGATCTTTGGCGACTTGAAGATTCTCTGGAAATCCATGGGAGCCGTGCTGAAGGGGCGGGGGGCTTTCTAG
- a CDS encoding polysaccharide biosynthesis tyrosine autokinase gives MTKSYELRLRDIIDVVYRRRQIVLRALLIGLGLGMVAALAVPPVYQASTIITQDKVPPGVVLNQPAFGPTDPNAEAQAVSPDLSTLAELVRSDTVIQGAQARLAPPLGAQAASEVLATVRVKPLHQTQLLTISAASRNPKAAADAANAVAASLIDMDLGARRLRATQLRQAIEQQLAVAAPKLRASEEALTAFKSEHGDVAVQDQTVQSVNRLGQLQAELVDVRTLRQETQARIAASRARLASQSQVAPTQWIPSPLITSLQNQLATEEINLSGMRRQFTQKYPGLIAEEAKLQETKRRLDAELSRSLQVDHYGVDPVYQQLAQQLRQDEVVSASYDAREGALTAAIQEYGNKLRQLPARELEQVRLARQAKDAETVDQILSDKLQQARIAEASIGSAVRVVDPAKVPLRPARSRSMDLIFGAFLGLIVGTGGALAKEHFDDPMKSGEDAAAVLGMPILGLIPRLDRNSLRPREGQGGAPALATSPLWYLFPQWRPTAASLQAAARLRTAFAESFRYLRTNLLYVHKEPFRTLLVTSPGPWEGQDVVAANLAIALAQMGRRVWLMECDMRRPALDQCWALRTVRDEAANGLSDLLTEGLSVRQAVVRTGVENLWFLPAGRRPSNPAELLGSDRMRAVLKQAREEADVLVLLAPPVLPVSDAAVLASSADGVLLVVKIGTTPREAAYKAQQQLQAVGARILGVAATAVPTGIVGSFDRYYSSYYEAEPAGPWHFGDTAVGATPEHVPPAAAVQEGLPG, from the coding sequence ATGACCAAAAGTTACGAGTTGCGACTACGAGACATCATAGACGTGGTCTACCGGCGCCGGCAGATCGTTCTTCGGGCGCTGCTCATCGGGCTCGGACTGGGGATGGTGGCTGCGTTGGCCGTTCCCCCCGTGTACCAGGCCTCAACGATCATCACGCAGGACAAGGTGCCGCCGGGGGTCGTCCTCAACCAACCGGCGTTTGGCCCCACAGATCCGAACGCGGAGGCTCAAGCGGTCTCTCCTGACCTTTCCACCCTCGCCGAGCTGGTTCGGAGCGACACCGTCATTCAGGGGGCCCAGGCGCGTCTGGCCCCTCCGCTGGGGGCTCAGGCGGCCAGCGAGGTTCTGGCCACGGTGCGCGTGAAGCCGCTTCACCAGACGCAGCTCCTCACGATCAGTGCGGCGAGCCGGAACCCCAAGGCCGCCGCGGATGCCGCCAATGCCGTGGCCGCCAGCCTCATCGACATGGACCTCGGAGCGCGGAGGCTCCGCGCTACCCAGCTGCGGCAGGCCATCGAGCAGCAACTGGCGGTCGCGGCCCCGAAGCTGCGGGCAAGCGAAGAAGCGCTGACAGCCTTCAAGTCGGAGCATGGGGATGTCGCGGTCCAGGATCAAACCGTGCAGAGCGTGAACCGGCTTGGCCAGTTGCAGGCCGAATTGGTGGACGTGCGGACGTTGCGGCAGGAAACCCAGGCGCGGATTGCGGCGAGCCGAGCCCGCCTGGCCTCACAGTCTCAGGTGGCGCCCACCCAGTGGATTCCGAGCCCGCTGATCACCAGCCTCCAGAACCAGCTGGCGACCGAGGAGATCAACCTCTCCGGCATGCGCCGGCAGTTTACCCAAAAGTATCCTGGACTGATTGCCGAGGAAGCGAAGCTTCAGGAGACCAAGCGTCGTCTGGACGCCGAGTTGTCCCGCAGCTTGCAAGTCGATCACTACGGCGTCGACCCGGTCTACCAGCAGCTCGCCCAGCAGCTGAGGCAGGATGAGGTGGTCAGCGCTTCCTACGACGCTCGGGAGGGGGCCCTGACCGCGGCGATTCAGGAGTACGGAAACAAGCTCCGCCAGCTGCCCGCACGGGAGCTTGAGCAGGTGCGCCTCGCCCGCCAGGCCAAGGACGCTGAGACGGTCGACCAGATTCTGTCCGACAAACTCCAGCAGGCGCGGATCGCCGAGGCATCCATCGGCAGTGCGGTGCGCGTGGTCGATCCGGCCAAAGTGCCGCTTCGTCCGGCGAGGTCCCGGTCGATGGACCTGATCTTCGGCGCGTTCCTGGGGCTGATCGTCGGCACTGGAGGCGCTCTCGCCAAGGAGCATTTCGATGATCCGATGAAGTCCGGCGAGGACGCCGCGGCGGTGTTGGGGATGCCGATCCTCGGGTTGATCCCCCGCCTCGATCGGAATTCGCTGCGGCCGCGGGAGGGGCAGGGGGGCGCACCGGCGTTGGCCACCAGCCCGCTGTGGTACCTCTTCCCGCAGTGGCGCCCCACGGCCGCATCGCTCCAGGCCGCGGCGCGTCTACGCACCGCCTTCGCCGAGTCGTTTCGGTATCTGCGCACGAACCTGCTCTACGTCCACAAGGAGCCCTTCCGCACCCTGCTCGTCACGAGCCCGGGGCCATGGGAGGGGCAAGATGTCGTGGCCGCCAATCTCGCGATCGCGTTGGCGCAAATGGGTCGGCGCGTATGGCTGATGGAATGCGACATGCGCAGGCCCGCGCTGGACCAGTGCTGGGCCCTGCGCACGGTCCGGGATGAGGCTGCGAACGGTCTCAGCGACCTCCTCACCGAAGGGCTCTCGGTGCGGCAAGCGGTGGTGCGGACGGGGGTCGAAAATCTCTGGTTCCTGCCCGCCGGGCGGAGGCCCTCGAACCCGGCGGAGCTTCTTGGCAGTGATCGCATGCGGGCGGTGTTGAAGCAGGCCCGCGAGGAAGCGGACGTGCTGGTGCTCCTGGCCCCTCCGGTTCTTCCGGTGAGCGATGCCGCGGTGCTGGCGTCATCCGCGGACGGAGTGCTCCTGGTGGTCAAGATCGGCACGACGCCCCGGGAGGCGGCATACAAGGCGCAGCAGCAGCTGCAGGCCGTCGGTGCTCGCATCCTCGGGGTGGCGGCGACGGCCGTCCCAACCGGAATCGTCGGAAGCTTTGATCGATACTACTCCAGCTACTACGAAGCCGAGCCCGCAGGGCCATGGCATTTTGGGGATACCGCTGTCGGAGCCACACCGGAGCACGTGCCGCCGGCCGCGGCGGTGCAGGAGGGGCTCCCCGGGTGA
- a CDS encoding SLBB domain-containing protein, with protein MMRYGQGLRRVHMSTVALLAAFVMLLAGVPANSQTPGTTYELGPGDVLDVSVWGYTDLARTVTIGPDNRIALPLIGSVSTVGTTVDRLRATLTTAYATYILDPHVTVMIKDFRKIRVSMLGQVAHPGVYELPAGAHLLDLIAAAGGLTDTASTTGVQVLRPGEAPTAVDVDRALAGDVSLNVALHSGETLVVPEDLTNVVTIEGQVVHPGRIRLKGNMRVLDALLMAGGLTDRASVTQARLVRATGASQDLLLDDLLLDQNTGFNVPLKAGDTLYIPEELDNKFYVLGDVRAPGAFVIKGQVTMLQAIAMAGGPQPGPGTAKTVYIVRRRGTGPNVLASVPNGGDLVAGPPVTTTTALPNGRGALISADLQAMLRTGDISQDVPVEPGDVVVVPQNKVNGIQTIVSILAGIASIFKPF; from the coding sequence ATGATGAGGTACGGACAGGGTCTTCGGCGGGTGCACATGTCGACCGTGGCGCTACTTGCCGCGTTTGTAATGCTCCTGGCGGGCGTTCCGGCGAATAGCCAGACGCCGGGGACGACGTACGAGCTCGGCCCTGGGGACGTCCTGGATGTGTCCGTCTGGGGGTACACCGACCTCGCCCGCACGGTCACGATCGGGCCCGACAATCGGATTGCCCTCCCCTTGATCGGTTCCGTTTCGACGGTCGGGACCACGGTAGATCGGCTGAGGGCGACCCTGACCACGGCCTACGCCACGTACATCCTGGATCCCCATGTCACGGTCATGATCAAGGATTTCCGGAAGATCCGGGTGTCGATGCTCGGCCAGGTGGCTCACCCGGGGGTGTACGAGTTGCCGGCTGGAGCGCACCTTCTTGACCTGATCGCCGCCGCGGGTGGCCTGACCGACACCGCCTCCACCACGGGGGTGCAGGTCCTGCGTCCCGGGGAGGCACCCACGGCCGTGGACGTCGACCGGGCGCTCGCCGGAGACGTCAGCCTCAACGTGGCGCTCCACAGCGGCGAGACGCTTGTGGTGCCTGAGGATCTCACCAACGTGGTGACGATTGAAGGTCAGGTGGTCCATCCCGGGCGGATCCGCCTCAAGGGCAACATGCGGGTCCTGGACGCCTTGCTGATGGCCGGAGGGCTTACAGACCGCGCCTCGGTGACGCAGGCCCGGCTGGTACGCGCCACCGGCGCCTCCCAGGACCTCCTGCTGGACGATCTCCTCCTCGACCAGAACACCGGGTTCAACGTTCCGCTCAAGGCCGGAGACACGCTCTACATCCCCGAGGAGCTGGACAACAAATTCTACGTGCTCGGCGACGTGCGCGCCCCAGGGGCATTTGTCATCAAGGGGCAGGTCACAATGCTCCAGGCGATCGCGATGGCGGGGGGGCCGCAGCCCGGGCCGGGGACGGCCAAAACTGTCTATATCGTGCGGAGGCGCGGCACCGGACCAAACGTCCTGGCGTCGGTGCCCAACGGCGGAGACCTTGTTGCCGGGCCCCCGGTGACGACCACGACCGCGCTGCCAAACGGGCGCGGCGCGCTCATCTCCGCCGATCTCCAGGCAATGCTGCGCACCGGCGATATCTCACAAGACGTTCCGGTCGAGCCCGGAGACGTTGTGGTGGTCCCGCAAAACAAGGTCAACGGCATCCAGACGATCGTGAGCATCCTGGCTGGCATCGCCAGCATCTTCAAGCCCTTCTAG
- a CDS encoding response regulator transcription factor, producing MLTGTSVATAEKTPQQVRVILAIDLVLMRQGISWVLNAFEDIKVIGEADSADEAIRVALELKPNVVLMDQELGEEDGLGATRMIKQAMPQIEVIVMTDHLDDAKALEAIEAGATGYILKDIPGANLATAVRSVCHGRAFFHPEITRKLMERLGRLARERRGAQRSETGGLTPRELDILAEVAKGRTDQEIATRFVVAEGTVKTHIRHILRKLPARNRAQAVAYVLRKGLIK from the coding sequence ATGCTCACAGGCACCAGCGTCGCCACCGCCGAGAAGACTCCGCAACAGGTACGAGTGATCCTGGCTATTGACTTGGTGCTGATGCGCCAGGGGATCAGCTGGGTGCTGAACGCTTTTGAGGACATCAAGGTGATCGGCGAGGCCGACAGCGCCGACGAGGCAATTCGGGTGGCCTTGGAACTCAAACCCAACGTCGTGCTGATGGATCAAGAGCTGGGGGAGGAGGATGGTCTCGGGGCTACCAGGATGATCAAGCAGGCGATGCCGCAGATCGAGGTGATCGTGATGACCGACCACCTCGACGATGCGAAGGCGCTTGAGGCCATCGAGGCCGGGGCGACCGGCTACATCCTGAAGGACATCCCCGGTGCCAACCTGGCGACCGCTGTGCGCTCGGTGTGCCACGGTCGCGCCTTCTTCCACCCCGAGATCACCCGCAAGCTGATGGAGCGCCTGGGGCGCTTGGCCCGGGAGCGGCGGGGGGCTCAGCGCTCTGAGACCGGGGGGCTCACCCCGCGCGAACTCGACATCCTGGCGGAGGTCGCCAAGGGTCGGACGGACCAAGAGATCGCCACCCGCTTCGTCGTCGCGGAAGGCACGGTCAAGACGCATATCCGCCACATCCTCCGGAAGCTCCCCGCCCGGAACCGCGCCCAGGCCGTCGCCTATGTCCTGCGGAAGGGCCTGATCAAGTAG
- a CDS encoding DUF5666 domain-containing protein: protein MRQHLRPGRLISAIVAVVAWGAAMPTSAASAGPATMVEGTIVAVNGSGLRLAPAGGGERVVEVGPDSLILARQAATLGEITPGAALGIAAKREADGSLSATSINIFSPELWNRVTKGQFPMRSGDVMTNAVVMQYADRVEGHTLYMKYNDGSAAINVPAATEIHRLVTLRLGDLKPGMRISVRGTGNTDGSIRASTIVFNRPGQA from the coding sequence ATGCGCCAGCACCTGCGGCCCGGCAGGCTAATCTCGGCCATTGTCGCGGTGGTTGCGTGGGGGGCCGCGATGCCGACCTCCGCCGCCTCGGCCGGCCCCGCAACGATGGTCGAGGGGACGATCGTGGCGGTAAACGGAAGCGGCCTCAGGCTCGCACCCGCAGGCGGCGGGGAGAGGGTCGTCGAGGTTGGACCGGACTCGCTGATCCTCGCCAGGCAGGCGGCAACGCTCGGGGAGATCACCCCCGGTGCCGCCTTAGGGATCGCGGCGAAGCGGGAGGCGGACGGCTCGCTGTCGGCCACCTCGATCAACATCTTTTCCCCGGAGCTCTGGAACCGGGTGACGAAGGGCCAGTTCCCGATGCGGTCCGGAGACGTGATGACCAATGCGGTCGTCATGCAGTATGCGGACCGCGTCGAGGGGCACACTTTATACATGAAGTACAATGACGGATCCGCCGCTATCAATGTTCCGGCCGCGACAGAGATTCACCGTCTGGTCACGCTGCGGTTGGGGGATCTCAAGCCGGGGATGCGGATCAGCGTTCGGGGGACGGGCAATACGGACGGGAGCATCAGGGCGTCGACGATCGTCTTTAACCGGCCCGGCCAAGCTTAA